Genomic segment of Hydractinia symbiolongicarpus strain clone_291-10 chromosome 5, HSymV2.1, whole genome shotgun sequence:
CACGTTGAACATGATTATAAATAATAATGAAACagcaagatttttaaaaacagtaaGTATTACAATGCAATAcgaataataattttatcaaTACATTCTTTCCCTCCTACGCTTGTACAGATGCTAAAGCTGCAGCGCTTAGTTTGATATCAAAGCGCCGTTTGCTTTATTATATGCCAAATAGCAACAACTATTCGTTTATCGTCGAAGATTCAGGAGATTCAATAAAGGATCGATTGTTGTAAACTCTTGGTGTGCCTACAGTCTTGTAATCTAAACCTTCTAATGTACTGTCGAATGTCATCGTGTGGCGACGTTCACTCTGCGTACTTTCAGTTTGAAACCAAATGACCCATACCTTGTATCCAAACATAACACTTAGAAGAAAGAAGTTCGtggagaaaataaaaataaatctcaCGAACGTCTTTGTAGTTGCGTCCTGTGCATACTGTgtgagaaaaataattaaaaccatGTTTACACTAGATACAAACACAGCATACATGATAAAGCTCCCTTCGTTAAATATATCCGGTAATTTTCGCGCTCGGAAGGCTTGAAAGCCACATATTAAGGACAACAGTATTAAGTAAATCACTGTGGCTGACAAATGCATGTCAAAGTCACATGTGATTTCTTTGCGTTTATTTGCgaaatcaaaaatttctttaactaCGATAGGTCGTTCTTGGTATAAAATAATCtgaattaaagagaatgttaaaGTTGCACATGCTACTATTCCAAATTCCATTGACGTTGTAACACGTGCGTGAGTTTTATTAATTCGAAATTttgcgttaaatattcgtaGTAATAACTCCGCTTTGATGAGTATGATGGAGAATGTGATAACAAGTAGTAAACCATTTAAGTACAATTTTATTGCACATATTGCGTCTGTTATCTCCGCAAAGACAAGCAGAAGTGAGCAAAACAACAGTAACTGCATGACAATCTGGATGATGGAGAACCTTGTGTTTCCAGACCGTATGATAACTCTAtttctgtattttaaaaatgtaaacaatacaAAACAACTTGAAATCATGCCGAATACTGATAGAGACAGCATAATCACTCCATTATTAGATGCTATTCTGTGGTTATAAAGTTCTAATTTTACGCATTTTTTGCCATTATCAGCCACACTGTTTTTCGGACAGGAAGTACAATTTCCATGGCCGTGACCAATTTTTACTaagcctttttgacattttacacAGTCCCAACAACATGGTTTGCTTTTGTCGTACAGCGTATAAAATCCCGGTTTGCATGTATCAGAACATTGTGATCTTGGTTTAACATGGGTTGCCCATACCACACGTTGTACATCGATTGTTAATCCTTTCTTCTGCGTCCATTCTGCTATTGGATGTAAAACAAAACTATTGTCTTTCCGTTgcatattttgtattttgtacACTGCTGTGGTGATATCTCCATTCTCATCAAAGGTCACCGTCTCTCCAAGCAATCCGGTAAAGGCTACTGGCTGGACATACTTTTCATTAAACAACTCTCGATTTGATAGAGAAGGTAAAGATGTGCAATTTTCGAATTCGCATTGATCTTTTATGAATTCTTCTAGCGCCACTATATATGCTACAATGGCGTTACGAGTGTTTCCTATTTTATCTCCTTTAAACTTcgatttaaaatcttttaaagtTACGTTTTCTGAATTCGTTGAATTAATTCCATGAATGTTAAAGAATATCTTCAGGTACGGATTTTCATCTGCTTCAGCGTAAGATAAGttccaaaaataattttcaaaccCGTTGTCACTACCAGTgtatggtgtaatggcaaaagCTCCGGTCAGAACATTTGGTTCGATCTCATCGCTCCATATTTTTCGACCGGTTACTCCTTCAGTCAAAatccaagtttttttaaataattttaaattcgaAGCGTGATCAAAAAGCATTTTACTTGGGGTTGATAATGCAAACAAAACAATCACTTCGGCTGCCGTAGAACTATCCAGTAAGGTTTTAACAACCTTTTTAATTTCAACGTCGCTATACGGGACACCAAAGAATATTTGCACGCCAACACAgatgttgtgttttttaaaaagctcaagAAGTTTATCTGTACCGTCTCGTCCGTAAGAATTATCAGAAGCTACGATAGATATATATGTCCagttaaaatgtaaaattaGATCGATTATGACTTGCACTTGAAAGGTATCACTTGGTATAGTTCTCATGAAGTTAGGATAGTCAATTTTATCGCTAAGAGTTGGGCTTGTTGAACCATAGCTAATAATCTGCAACTTTTCATTAGACAAAAAGTTGCTAGTTTTTCTCGAAACTGATGATGACGCCGGTCCCACTATACCAAGATGGCGGCTTCCGTACGATTCTGATTGGCAGTAGCACGTACCTTCTTTATTTGAACGCATGTCAATTTCtgatgttgtgtttttttgcCAGAAATAAAACGAATCTCCGAGCAGCATATCTGTTATGATTTCAGTGGTAATATCTAGCTGCGCTTCCCCACACGTGTCGTAAAACACATAACCAATTTTATATGAGGAATTTTTGTTTGCTAAGTTTAACGTATATTTTATAACTTCAGAGTATTgtaatccgtttgaattataTCTGGAAGGGGCTGTGTTGTACATCGGGAACAAACCTGTCACGTAATAATCAGACTTCCCACTCCTAATTCTGCTGACGTAGTTACATttttctactccttcaacttCCACTAATAAAGTTAGCGATAAGAAGCAAAGTGAGATCACAAATCCAACCATTGCATCTCATTTCTGTAACCAAAATAacactaaaaacaaaataatttttgtttttgcacagttgttctttcaaaattctttttatatacgacaaaaaaagtataaagtAAATTGGCAGTGATCGTTAACGATTAAATTGTTTTGATCATTAATCCAATTTGATGATTTTAATTAACCTAGAAAATATTTAGTTTCTGGACGGTGATATGTGTCTTATGAAAATAACTGCAAGGATGGGGGAGAGAGGCTAGTGGTGGCAGTGTCAGAAAGGTCTCATAACCGGGAGggaattttgtttacatttgtctcTCTAATTATGAGAC
This window contains:
- the LOC130644381 gene encoding metabotropic glutamate receptor 8-like, whose amino-acid sequence is MVGFVISLCFLSLTLLVEVEGVEKCNYVSRIRSGKSDYYVTGLFPMYNTAPSRYNSNGLQYSEVIKYTLNLANKNSSYKIGYVFYDTCGEAQLDITTEIITDMLLGDSFYFWQKNTTSEIDMRSNKEGTCYCQSESYGSRHLGIVGPASSSVSRKTSNFLSNEKLQIISYGSTSPTLSDKIDYPNFMRTIPSDTFQVQVIIDLILHFNWTYISIVASDNSYGRDGTDKLLELFKKHNICVGVQIFFGVPYSDVEIKKVVKTLLDSSTAAEVIVLFALSTPSKMLFDHASNLKLFKKTWILTEGVTGRKIWSDEIEPNVLTGAFAITPYTGSDNGFENYFWNLSYAEADENPYLKIFFNIHGINSTNSENVTLKDFKSKFKGDKIGNTRNAIVAYIVALEEFIKDQCEFENCTSLPSLSNRELFNEKYVQPVAFTGLLGETVTFDENGDITTAVYKIQNMQRKDNSFVLHPIAEWTQKKGLTIDVQRVVWATHVKPRSQCSDTCKPGFYTLYDKSKPCCWDCVKCQKGLVKIGHGHGNCTSCPKNSVADNGKKCVKLELYNHRIASNNGVIMLSLSVFGMISSCFVLFTFLKYRNRVIIRSGNTRFSIIQIVMQLLLFCSLLLVFAEITDAICAIKLYLNGLLLVITFSIILIKAELLLRIFNAKFRINKTHARVTTSMEFGIVACATLTFSLIQIILYQERPIVVKEIFDFANKRKEITCDFDMHLSATVIYLILLSLICGFQAFRARKLPDIFNEGSFIMYAVFVSSVNMVLIIFLTQYAQDATTKTFVRFIFIFSTNFFLLSVMFGYKVWVIWFQTESTQSERRHTMTFDSTLEGLDYKTVGTPRVYNNRSFIESPESSTINE